Part of the Planctomycetaceae bacterium genome is shown below.
CGCATCTGATATCGCGTCCGGAAAATGACCCACAGATTCCATGCCTTTCGATCCAGCTCACATGTCAGAGTGGCATTTTCGCCGGACGGGCGTCTGTTCGCCAGGATTAAAGAAGGACGCCGAGGGCAACCAATTCCGCATCCATTCATGGGATTTGGCGTTCAGGCGAACATCTTGGCATGCTTGCAGAAGGCGAAGGTGCCACGCGCGATCGACGCCCTACCTGACGGACGGCGACTTGCCGTCGGAACGTACGAAGGCAGCCTGATGCTATTCAAATTGCCACGTTCCTCTGAAGATTGCAACTCAGTATCTGCATTGTCAGGGGGGCAATAAAAGGTGTCAGGAACCTTTGTGTGGCTTGGGCACGTGAGTCAGCACGGTTCCAGGCACCGAGCTGCCTCCGGCGTGAGTCTTCACATCCGTCAGCAGCAGGCCGTTGCCGTCATTGTAGTCGAACGTCGAATGCTGCACATACCCGCCGGTCGACTGCCACCACGTTTCCTGAACGGGCTTGTAGTTTCCGGCGGCTCCGTAGGCGAATTCGTACAGCGTTTGCATCTGCCGCCCGTTGCGATCGGTCGACCAGCCTGGGTTGTCGTTTTCCAGGTACGTCCATGAGCGTGTCAGCGTCGCTGCGCTGACGACAGTTGATTCGGGCGTCTGCCGTCCGCGGCGGTCGTCGTTTCCTGTCGCGTATTCGCGGGACTGAAGCGTGAGTAAAAATGGCGGGAGGTGCTCATGCATTAAGTTTCCCGAAACACGGCGGATCTCTACCATTCCTCACTGGTCCGCCACCGGCACTCAGCGAACTGACGTGTCCGGTTCGCTGTTCGTGGTTTGGTGCATTTATCCTGAGATTTGTGAAGGATCCCCCAGTTGGCTCGCAGGAAGTCTTCGTCGAATAACAATGGTCAGAACCTGTTCTCTCAAGTCGACGCACTGGAGGAAGCCGGCAACGTTGAGTTTGTGCCGATCAGCATCGAAACGCGCCGGCGATATCTGAACTACGCGCTGTCAGTCATTACATCGCGCGCCCTGCCGGATGTCCGTGACGGCCTGAAGCCCGTTCAGCGGCGAATCCTGTACGTGATGTTCGACCGGCTGCGGCTGACCGCCGACGCGAAGACTCGCAAATGCGCGAAGATCTGCGGCGATACGACCGGTTCGTTTCATCCTCACGGAACGATCGCCGTCTATGAAACGCTGGTCCGCATGGCGCAGGACTTTTCGCTGCGGTATCCGCTGGTGATCGGGCAGGGAAACTTCGGTTCCATCATGGGTCTGCGTCCCGCCGCTGACCGCTATACCGAAGCGAAACTGTCGGCGCTGTCGGAGCAGCTCATGAACGAGCTGCGGTACCGAACCGTTGACATGCGGCCGACGTACGATGCGGCCGACATGGAACCGTCTGTGCTGCCGGCTCGGTTTCCGGCGCTGCTGGTTAACGGGTCGCAGGGGATTGCTGTCGGCATGGCGACAAGCATTCCGCCGCACAATCTGGTGGAAGTGACCAGAGCCTGCGTGCAGCTGATCGACAAGCCGGATTCCACCGTTGCTCAGTTGATGAAATACGTCAAGGGGCCCGATTTTCCGCTGGGAGCAAGAATCGTCACGGACCGCGCCGAACTGAAGAGTGCTTACGAAACCGGGCGCGGCTCCATCAAGTCGCGCGGTGAATGGCGGTTCGACACCGAAGGCCGCAGGGAAATCAAGACGCGGCTGATTGTGTATTCCGTGCCCTACGGAGTTTCGACCGGACCGCTGATTACCGAAATCGGTGAACTGATCGAAGGCCGCAGAATTCCGCAACTGCTGAGCGTCAACGACGAAACCAACGAAGAAAACGGACTGCGGATCGTCCTGGAGATCAAGGCGGGAGCCGATCCCGAAGCAGTCGTGGCCTATCTGTATAAGCACACGTCGCTGGAAAGCAACTTCGGCTACAACGCGACTGCCCTGGTTCCCGATGAACACGGAACTCTGGTGCCGCGCGTACTGAGCCTGAAGGACCTGCTGCAGCACTTTCTGGATTTCCGTTTTGAAACGGTGCGGCGGCGACTGGAATTTCAGTTGGAACAGCTCCGCAAGCGCATTCACATTCTGGAAGGCTTTGCGATTATCTTCGACGGCCTGGACCTGGCTCTGAAGATCATTCGCGCCAGCAGCGGCAAGAAGGACGCCGCCGAAAAACTGATGGCGAAGTTTCCGCTGGACGAGTTGCAGACCGACGCCGTGCTGGAACTGGCGCTGTATAAAATTTCACAACTGGAAATTGACCACATTCGCCAGGAACTCGCCGACAAGCGCGCCGAAGCCGCGCGAATCGAAAAGCTGCTGAAGTCGAAAGCCGGAATGTGGAAACTGGTTCGGTCGGAACTGGAGGAAGTCGCCGCTCAGTTCGGTGACAAGCGCCGCAGTGAGTTCGGGTCGTCGGAGGAAATTGTCGAGTTCGATCCGCAGGCATACATCGTTCGGGAAAACACGAATGTCGTCGTCACCGCGGACGGCTGGGTGAAGCGGGTGAACCAACTGGCCAGTGTCGCCAAGACTCGCGTGCGTGAAGGCGACAGTGTCCTGGCGGTGATTCCCGGCAGCACGCTCGACAACGCCGTATTCTTCAGTTCTGACGGAGTCGCCTTTACGGTACCGATCGATCAGATCCCGGTCTCATCGGGTTATGGCGAACCGCTGGCGAAGCACGCCCGCTTTGCCGACGGAGCCTCCGTAGTTTCTGCGCTGACCACGGATCCCCGGTTTGTGGAAGCCGTCCCGGACGATTCGACGGAGTGGGGTCCGCTGCTGCTGATCGCGACGAAACAGGGCCAGGTGATGACGCTGCCGTTCCACGGATTCCGCACGCCGTCCACCAGAAGCGGCCGGAAGTACTGCAGACTTCGAAAAGGTGACGAAGTTGTTTACTGCCAGTTGATCACCGACGCGGAGACTGTGTTCTTTGCCTCCGCGAACGCTCGCGTGCTGCACTTTTCTCTGGACGACGTTCCGATGCTGACCAACGCCGGCAAGGGCGTGCGGGGCATCAAGCTGGCACCGGACGACCGGCTGCTGGGCGTCGTCCAGATGGCTCGGCCCAGCGACTGCCTGCGAGCCGTCAACAGCAACGACAAGGAACTCGTCTTCGGCCAGCAGAAATACCAGGTGACATCCCGCGGCGGCCGCGGCGTGCTGACCAGCAAACGCACAACATTCACCAGAA
Proteins encoded:
- a CDS encoding DNA topoisomerase (ATP-hydrolyzing) — protein: MARRKSSSNNNGQNLFSQVDALEEAGNVEFVPISIETRRRYLNYALSVITSRALPDVRDGLKPVQRRILYVMFDRLRLTADAKTRKCAKICGDTTGSFHPHGTIAVYETLVRMAQDFSLRYPLVIGQGNFGSIMGLRPAADRYTEAKLSALSEQLMNELRYRTVDMRPTYDAADMEPSVLPARFPALLVNGSQGIAVGMATSIPPHNLVEVTRACVQLIDKPDSTVAQLMKYVKGPDFPLGARIVTDRAELKSAYETGRGSIKSRGEWRFDTEGRREIKTRLIVYSVPYGVSTGPLITEIGELIEGRRIPQLLSVNDETNEENGLRIVLEIKAGADPEAVVAYLYKHTSLESNFGYNATALVPDEHGTLVPRVLSLKDLLQHFLDFRFETVRRRLEFQLEQLRKRIHILEGFAIIFDGLDLALKIIRASSGKKDAAEKLMAKFPLDELQTDAVLELALYKISQLEIDHIRQELADKRAEAARIEKLLKSKAGMWKLVRSELEEVAAQFGDKRRSEFGSSEEIVEFDPQAYIVRENTNVVVTADGWVKRVNQLASVAKTRVREGDSVLAVIPGSTLDNAVFFSSDGVAFTVPIDQIPVSSGYGEPLAKHARFADGASVVSALTTDPRFVEAVPDDSTEWGPLLLIATKQGQVMTLPFHGFRTPSTRSGRKYCRLRKGDEVVYCQLITDAETVFFASANARVLHFSLDDVPMLTNAGKGVRGIKLAPDDRLLGVVQMARPSDCLRAVNSNDKELVFGQQKYQVTSRGGRGVLTSKRTTFTRILQAEIELVDWATMEEASE